In one window of Primulina tabacum isolate GXHZ01 chromosome 8, ASM2559414v2, whole genome shotgun sequence DNA:
- the LOC142552895 gene encoding filament-like plant protein 4 isoform X6 translates to MSCMSISSLLSSLLLSTPRVFGAALVMDKRSWPWKKKSSDKQGVEKVDSTALDASNSISEASETQIDKSKQENKKPKYVQLSIESYTHLTGLEDQLKSYEDKVKTLEDEVTELNEKLSEAHSEITNKEILVKQHAKVAEEAVSGWEKAEAEAAALKTHLESVTLLKLTAEDRASHLDGALKECMRQMRNLTEEHDQKLHEVVINKTKLFDKMKLELEAKISNLNQELLRCAAENAALSRSLQERSNMLIKVNGEKSQAEAEIQILKSKIEACEKEVNTHKYELHIARKEVEIRNEEKNMSVRSAEVANKQHLEGVKKIAKLEAECQRLRVLVRKRLPGPAALAQMKLEVENLGRDCGESRLKRYPVRPPTPLSSQIPDFGLGNTQNYHKGNELLSERVLAMEEEMKMLTEALAKRNSELQASRALFAQTAGKLQSLEAQLQVDGEQRRSMRSGALVPIESFCSQSIGNAPSFTSVSEDGNDDSISCAGSWATGVMSDLSHLKKSEHTNPLDLMDDFLEMEKLAYLSNGTVPIMGISGNVGNGRCEIVQQEESLEFTMRTEPPVSEEGCGLEAGVSSDDDVTVAIPQLQADALIFKKLISKISLILSGDVNLCTETAQIFNQELEIAVTRIHDFFTILGREAKAVLGTISTDGDELNKNLDSFSAKYTESIKNVINLNEFVIDISHVLSKASELQFNVTGFKSSEMETGSFDCIDKIALPESKTSVDLSGDRYPNGCAHFSDSASDPDVPHDGNLVPTSESTNPSSKCSLEEFEQLKLDKENLAVDLARFIENFEVNKSQLLETQQHLSEVHSQLTIAQKANSLLETQLKCMAESYKSLETRAEGLEIKVNQLQGAIESLENELQEERKNHHDALARCTDLQEQLQRSQSSDRGAAADSDDNISQVCALVSPLVTI, encoded by the exons ATGTCTTGCATGAGCATCTCATCTCTACTTTCTTCCTTGCTGCTTTCTACGCCTCGGGTTTTTGGAGCTGCG CTTGTAATGGATAAACGGAGTTGGCCGTGGAAGAAAAAGTCATCTGATAAGCAAGGTGTTGAGAAAGTAGATAGTACTGCATTAGACGCTTCTAATTCTATTTCCGAGGCCAGTGAAACTCAAATTGACAAG TCTAAGCAGGAAAACAAGAAACCGAAGTATGTTCAATTATCAATAGAATCATATACACATTTAACTGGATTGGAGGATCAATTGAAGTCCTATGAGGATAAAGTCAAGACCTTAGAAGATGAAGTAACTGAACTGAATGAAAAGTTATCCGAAGCCCATTCAGAAATTACCAATAAAGAAATCCTGGTGAAACAACATGCAAAAGTAGCTGAAGAAGCTGTTTCAg GTTGGGAAAAGGCGGAGGCAGAGGCTGCAGCATTAAAAACTCATCTCGAATCTGTCACATTGCTAAAGCTTACCGCGGAGGATCGGGCATCTCATTTAGATGGTGCTTTGAAGGAATGCATGAGGCAAATGCGAAATTTGACGGAAGAACACGATCAAAAGTTGCATGAAGTTGTTATTAACAAAACGAAGCTTTTTGATAAGATGAAGCTCGAGCTTGAAGCAAAAATATCCAATTTAAACCAAGAACTACTCAGGTGTGCTGCTGAAAATGCTGCACTCTCTAGGTCTTTGCAAGAACGCTCGAACATGCTGATCAAAGTGAACGGGGAGAAGTCACAGGCTGAGGCTGAGATACAAATTTTGAAGAGCAAAATCGAGGCCTGTGAAAAAGAAGTGAATACACATAAGTATGAGCTTCATATTGCTAGGAAAGAGGTGGAAATTCGCAACGAGGAGAAGAACATGAGTGTGCGATCTGCTGAAGTAGCTAACAAGCAGCATCTCGAGGGAGTAAAGAAAATTGCCAAGCTTGAAGCAGAATGTCAACGATTACGCGTTCTTGTTCGGAAGAGATTGCCTGGTCCAGCTGCACTAGCGCAAATGAAACTTGAAGTTGAAAACTTGGGCCGGGATTGTGGTGAGTCTCGTCTGAAGAGGTATCCTGTGAGACCTCCTACTCCACTCTCATCCCAAATACCTGACTTTGGACTTGGAAACACACAAAATTACCATAAAGGCAATGAGTTACTATCAGAACGTGTACTAGCGATGGAGGAAGAAATGAAGATGTTGACAGAAGCACTGGCAAAACGCAACAGTGAATTGCAAGCTTCGAGGGCGTTATTTGCTCAGACCGCTGGCAAGCTTCAAAGTTTAGAAGCACAACTGCAAGTTGATGGCGAACAGAGAAGGTCTATGAGATCAGGTGCTCTGGTTCCAATAGAGAGTTTCTGTAGTCAAAGCATTGGTAATGCACCAAGTTTTACCTCCGTTTCAGAAGATGGAAATGACGATAGCATAAGTTGTGCTGGTTCGTGGGCTACCGGAGTTATGTCTGATCTCTCTCATTTGAAGAAATCTGAACACACAAATCCGTTGGATCTTATGGATGACTTTCTGGAGATGGAGAAATTAGCATATCTTTCCAATGGAACAGTTCCAATTATGGGTATATCAGGTAACGTAGGTAATGGGAGATGTGAAATTGTCCAGCAGGAAGAATCACTTGAATTCACCATGAGAACTGAACCCCCAGTGTCTGAGGAGGGTTGTGGTTTGGAAGCTGGAGTGTCTTCTGATGATGATGTAACTGTTGCAATTCCACAGCTGCAGGCAGATGCACTTATCTTCAAGAAGCTCATATCAAAAATATCTTTGATTCTGTCTGGAGATGTTAACCTGTGTACGGAGACCGCACAAATCTTTAACCAAGAACTGGAAATTGCCGTTACTCGGATTCATGACTTTTTCACGATTCTGGGTAGAGAGGCCAAGGCAGTTCTGGGAACAATTTCTACTGATGGAGATGAATTGAATAAAAACCTTGACTCGTTCTCTGCCAAATATACCGAATCTATAAAAAATGTGATTAATCTGAATGAGTTTGTTATTGACATCTCTCATGTATTAAGCAAAGCAAGTGAGCTGCAATTCAACGTTACGGGATTTAAAAGTTCTGAAATGGAAACTGGCTCATTTGATTGTATAGACAAGATTGCACTCCCTGAGAGCAAAACTTCTGTTGATTTATCAGGAGACAGGTATCCAAACGGCTGTGCTCACTTTTCTGATTCCGCATCTGATCCTGATGTCCCTCATGACGGGAATCTTGTTCCTACCTCTGAATCAACAAATCCGTCGTCGAAATGCTCGTTGGAGGAGTTTGAACAGTTGAAATTGGACAAGGAGAATCTTGCAGTTGATCTGGCTAGATTTATAGAAAACTTCGAAGTCAACAAGTCTCAATTGCTGGAAACGCAGCAGCATCTTTCTGAGGTTCATTCACAACTAACAATAGCTCAAAAGGCCAACAGCTTGCTTGAGACACAGCTCAAATGCATGGCAGAGTCGTACAAATCACTTGAAACACGGGCAGAGGGATTAGAGATTAAGGTAAACCAACTTCAGGGGGCAATAGAAAGTTTAGAAAATGAGCTACAAGAGGAGAGGAAAAATCATCACGATGCACTTGCCAGATGCACTGATCTCCAAGAGCAGCTGCAAAGGTCGCAAAG TAGTGATCGCGGTGCAGCAGCCGATAGTGATGACAATATTAGCCAG GTTTGTGCTCTGGTAAGCCCGTTGGTCACCATTTAA
- the LOC142552895 gene encoding filament-like plant protein 4 isoform X1 — MSCMSISSLLSSLLLSTPRVFGAALVMDKRSWPWKKKSSDKQGVEKVDSTALDASNSISEASETQIDKSKQENKKPKYVQLSIESYTHLTGLEDQLKSYEDKVKTLEDEVTELNEKLSEAHSEITNKEILVKQHAKVAEEAVSGWEKAEAEAAALKTHLESVTLLKLTAEDRASHLDGALKECMRQMRNLTEEHDQKLHEVVINKTKLFDKMKLELEAKISNLNQELLRCAAENAALSRSLQERSNMLIKVNGEKSQAEAEIQILKSKIEACEKEVNTHKYELHIARKEVEIRNEEKNMSVRSAEVANKQHLEGVKKIAKLEAECQRLRVLVRKRLPGPAALAQMKLEVENLGRDCGESRLKRYPVRPPTPLSSQIPDFGLGNTQNYHKGNELLSERVLAMEEEMKMLTEALAKRNSELQASRALFAQTAGKLQSLEAQLQVDGEQRRSMRSGALVPIESFCSQSIGNAPSFTSVSEDGNDDSISCAGSWATGVMSDLSHLKKSEHTNPLDLMDDFLEMEKLAYLSNGTVPIMGISGNVGNGRCEIVQQEESLEFTMRTEPPVSEEGCGLEAGVSSDDDVTVAIPQLQADALIFKKLISKISLILSGDVNLCTETAQIFNQELEIAVTRIHDFFTILGREAKAVLGTISTDGDELNKNLDSFSAKYTESIKNVINLNEFVIDISHVLSKASELQFNVTGFKSSEMETGSFDCIDKIALPESKTSVDLSGDRYPNGCAHFSDSASDPDVPHDGNLVPTSESTNPSSKCSLEEFEQLKLDKENLAVDLARFIENFEVNKSQLLETQQHLSEVHSQLTIAQKANSLLETQLKCMAESYKSLETRAEGLEIKVNQLQGAIESLENELQEERKNHHDALARCTDLQEQLQRSQSSDRGAAADSDDNISQFQGRSNYEVCIIHGQALEKTKSTFLLYQEKELAAAAEKLAECQETIFLLDKQLKAMRPQTEFLSSPNYGRTQKTDHPIENEPTVSGTNIRDADSSLMDTTPCLNFQGAESKSPFDMFNAPFTPSDYEVHNLQQSPVSKYSKHRPTSSGSSFAASTPTPEKQARGFSRFFSAKGKNGQ; from the exons ATGTCTTGCATGAGCATCTCATCTCTACTTTCTTCCTTGCTGCTTTCTACGCCTCGGGTTTTTGGAGCTGCG CTTGTAATGGATAAACGGAGTTGGCCGTGGAAGAAAAAGTCATCTGATAAGCAAGGTGTTGAGAAAGTAGATAGTACTGCATTAGACGCTTCTAATTCTATTTCCGAGGCCAGTGAAACTCAAATTGACAAG TCTAAGCAGGAAAACAAGAAACCGAAGTATGTTCAATTATCAATAGAATCATATACACATTTAACTGGATTGGAGGATCAATTGAAGTCCTATGAGGATAAAGTCAAGACCTTAGAAGATGAAGTAACTGAACTGAATGAAAAGTTATCCGAAGCCCATTCAGAAATTACCAATAAAGAAATCCTGGTGAAACAACATGCAAAAGTAGCTGAAGAAGCTGTTTCAg GTTGGGAAAAGGCGGAGGCAGAGGCTGCAGCATTAAAAACTCATCTCGAATCTGTCACATTGCTAAAGCTTACCGCGGAGGATCGGGCATCTCATTTAGATGGTGCTTTGAAGGAATGCATGAGGCAAATGCGAAATTTGACGGAAGAACACGATCAAAAGTTGCATGAAGTTGTTATTAACAAAACGAAGCTTTTTGATAAGATGAAGCTCGAGCTTGAAGCAAAAATATCCAATTTAAACCAAGAACTACTCAGGTGTGCTGCTGAAAATGCTGCACTCTCTAGGTCTTTGCAAGAACGCTCGAACATGCTGATCAAAGTGAACGGGGAGAAGTCACAGGCTGAGGCTGAGATACAAATTTTGAAGAGCAAAATCGAGGCCTGTGAAAAAGAAGTGAATACACATAAGTATGAGCTTCATATTGCTAGGAAAGAGGTGGAAATTCGCAACGAGGAGAAGAACATGAGTGTGCGATCTGCTGAAGTAGCTAACAAGCAGCATCTCGAGGGAGTAAAGAAAATTGCCAAGCTTGAAGCAGAATGTCAACGATTACGCGTTCTTGTTCGGAAGAGATTGCCTGGTCCAGCTGCACTAGCGCAAATGAAACTTGAAGTTGAAAACTTGGGCCGGGATTGTGGTGAGTCTCGTCTGAAGAGGTATCCTGTGAGACCTCCTACTCCACTCTCATCCCAAATACCTGACTTTGGACTTGGAAACACACAAAATTACCATAAAGGCAATGAGTTACTATCAGAACGTGTACTAGCGATGGAGGAAGAAATGAAGATGTTGACAGAAGCACTGGCAAAACGCAACAGTGAATTGCAAGCTTCGAGGGCGTTATTTGCTCAGACCGCTGGCAAGCTTCAAAGTTTAGAAGCACAACTGCAAGTTGATGGCGAACAGAGAAGGTCTATGAGATCAGGTGCTCTGGTTCCAATAGAGAGTTTCTGTAGTCAAAGCATTGGTAATGCACCAAGTTTTACCTCCGTTTCAGAAGATGGAAATGACGATAGCATAAGTTGTGCTGGTTCGTGGGCTACCGGAGTTATGTCTGATCTCTCTCATTTGAAGAAATCTGAACACACAAATCCGTTGGATCTTATGGATGACTTTCTGGAGATGGAGAAATTAGCATATCTTTCCAATGGAACAGTTCCAATTATGGGTATATCAGGTAACGTAGGTAATGGGAGATGTGAAATTGTCCAGCAGGAAGAATCACTTGAATTCACCATGAGAACTGAACCCCCAGTGTCTGAGGAGGGTTGTGGTTTGGAAGCTGGAGTGTCTTCTGATGATGATGTAACTGTTGCAATTCCACAGCTGCAGGCAGATGCACTTATCTTCAAGAAGCTCATATCAAAAATATCTTTGATTCTGTCTGGAGATGTTAACCTGTGTACGGAGACCGCACAAATCTTTAACCAAGAACTGGAAATTGCCGTTACTCGGATTCATGACTTTTTCACGATTCTGGGTAGAGAGGCCAAGGCAGTTCTGGGAACAATTTCTACTGATGGAGATGAATTGAATAAAAACCTTGACTCGTTCTCTGCCAAATATACCGAATCTATAAAAAATGTGATTAATCTGAATGAGTTTGTTATTGACATCTCTCATGTATTAAGCAAAGCAAGTGAGCTGCAATTCAACGTTACGGGATTTAAAAGTTCTGAAATGGAAACTGGCTCATTTGATTGTATAGACAAGATTGCACTCCCTGAGAGCAAAACTTCTGTTGATTTATCAGGAGACAGGTATCCAAACGGCTGTGCTCACTTTTCTGATTCCGCATCTGATCCTGATGTCCCTCATGACGGGAATCTTGTTCCTACCTCTGAATCAACAAATCCGTCGTCGAAATGCTCGTTGGAGGAGTTTGAACAGTTGAAATTGGACAAGGAGAATCTTGCAGTTGATCTGGCTAGATTTATAGAAAACTTCGAAGTCAACAAGTCTCAATTGCTGGAAACGCAGCAGCATCTTTCTGAGGTTCATTCACAACTAACAATAGCTCAAAAGGCCAACAGCTTGCTTGAGACACAGCTCAAATGCATGGCAGAGTCGTACAAATCACTTGAAACACGGGCAGAGGGATTAGAGATTAAGGTAAACCAACTTCAGGGGGCAATAGAAAGTTTAGAAAATGAGCTACAAGAGGAGAGGAAAAATCATCACGATGCACTTGCCAGATGCACTGATCTCCAAGAGCAGCTGCAAAGGTCGCAAAG TAGTGATCGCGGTGCAGCAGCCGATAGTGATGACAATATTAGCCAG TTTCAAGGCCGTTCCAATTACGAGGTGTGTATCATCCATGGTCAAGCTTTGGAGAAAACTAAAAGCACTTTTCTTCTTTATCAGGAGAAGGAGTTGGCAGCTGCAGCCGAGAAGCTGGCCGAGTGTCAAGAAACCATATTTCTTCTCGACAAGCAGTTAAAAGCGATGCGTCCCCAAACTGAGTTTCTCAGTTCCCCGAACTACGGAAGAACTCAGAAAACCGACCACCCCATTGAAAATGAACCAACTGTAAGTGGCACAAATATTCGAGATGCGGATTCATCTTTAATGGACACCACCCCTTGTCTCAATTTTCAAGGAGCAGAATCCAAATCCCCCTTTGACATGTTCAACGCTCCATTTACTCCATCAGACTATGAAGTACACAATCTACAGCAGTCGCCAGTTTCTAAGTATTCAAAACACCGTCCCACAAGTTCAGGCTCGTCTTTTGCAGCATCTACTCCCACTCCCGAGAAACAAGCTCGTGGGTTTAGCAGATTCTTTTCAGCTAAAGGGAAGAATGGTCAGTAG
- the LOC142552895 gene encoding filament-like plant protein 4 isoform X7 has protein sequence MSCMSISSLLSSLLLSTPRVFGAALVMDKRSWPWKKKSSDKQGVEKVDSTALDASNSISEASETQIDKSKQENKKPKYVQLSIESYTHLTGLEDQLKSYEDKVKTLEDEVTELNEKLSEAHSEITNKEILVKQHAKVAEEAVSGWEKAEAEAAALKTHLESVTLLKLTAEDRASHLDGALKECMRQMRNLTEEHDQKLHEVVINKTKLFDKMKLELEAKISNLNQELLRCAAENAALSRSLQERSNMLIKVNGEKSQAEAEIQILKSKIEACEKEVNTHKYELHIARKEVEIRNEEKNMSVRSAEVANKQHLEGVKKIAKLEAECQRLRVLVRKRLPGPAALAQMKLEVENLGRDCGESRLKRYPVRPPTPLSSQIPDFGLGNTQNYHKGNELLSERVLAMEEEMKMLTEALAKRNSELQASRALFAQTAGKLQSLEAQLQVDGEQRRSMRSGALVPIESFCSQSIGNAPSFTSVSEDGNDDSISCAGSWATGVMSDLSHLKKSEHTNPLDLMDDFLEMEKLAYLSNGTVPIMGISGNVGNGRCEIVQQEESLEFTMRTEPPVSEEGCGLEAGVSSDDDVTVAIPQLQADALIFKKLISKISLILSGDVNLCTETAQIFNQELEIAVTRIHDFFTILGREAKAVLGTISTDGDELNKNLDSFSAKYTESIKNVINLNEFVIDISHVLSKASELQFNVTGFKSSEMETGSFDCIDKIALPESKTSVDLSGDRYPNGCAHFSDSASDPDVPHDGNLVPTSESTNPSSKCSLEEFEQLKLDKENLAVDLARFIENFEVNKSQLLETQQHLSEVHSQLTIAQKANSLLETQLKCMAESYKSLETRAEGLEIKVNQLQGAIESLENELQEERKNHHDALARCTDLQEQLQRSQSDRGAAADSDDNISQVCALVSPLVTI, from the exons ATGTCTTGCATGAGCATCTCATCTCTACTTTCTTCCTTGCTGCTTTCTACGCCTCGGGTTTTTGGAGCTGCG CTTGTAATGGATAAACGGAGTTGGCCGTGGAAGAAAAAGTCATCTGATAAGCAAGGTGTTGAGAAAGTAGATAGTACTGCATTAGACGCTTCTAATTCTATTTCCGAGGCCAGTGAAACTCAAATTGACAAG TCTAAGCAGGAAAACAAGAAACCGAAGTATGTTCAATTATCAATAGAATCATATACACATTTAACTGGATTGGAGGATCAATTGAAGTCCTATGAGGATAAAGTCAAGACCTTAGAAGATGAAGTAACTGAACTGAATGAAAAGTTATCCGAAGCCCATTCAGAAATTACCAATAAAGAAATCCTGGTGAAACAACATGCAAAAGTAGCTGAAGAAGCTGTTTCAg GTTGGGAAAAGGCGGAGGCAGAGGCTGCAGCATTAAAAACTCATCTCGAATCTGTCACATTGCTAAAGCTTACCGCGGAGGATCGGGCATCTCATTTAGATGGTGCTTTGAAGGAATGCATGAGGCAAATGCGAAATTTGACGGAAGAACACGATCAAAAGTTGCATGAAGTTGTTATTAACAAAACGAAGCTTTTTGATAAGATGAAGCTCGAGCTTGAAGCAAAAATATCCAATTTAAACCAAGAACTACTCAGGTGTGCTGCTGAAAATGCTGCACTCTCTAGGTCTTTGCAAGAACGCTCGAACATGCTGATCAAAGTGAACGGGGAGAAGTCACAGGCTGAGGCTGAGATACAAATTTTGAAGAGCAAAATCGAGGCCTGTGAAAAAGAAGTGAATACACATAAGTATGAGCTTCATATTGCTAGGAAAGAGGTGGAAATTCGCAACGAGGAGAAGAACATGAGTGTGCGATCTGCTGAAGTAGCTAACAAGCAGCATCTCGAGGGAGTAAAGAAAATTGCCAAGCTTGAAGCAGAATGTCAACGATTACGCGTTCTTGTTCGGAAGAGATTGCCTGGTCCAGCTGCACTAGCGCAAATGAAACTTGAAGTTGAAAACTTGGGCCGGGATTGTGGTGAGTCTCGTCTGAAGAGGTATCCTGTGAGACCTCCTACTCCACTCTCATCCCAAATACCTGACTTTGGACTTGGAAACACACAAAATTACCATAAAGGCAATGAGTTACTATCAGAACGTGTACTAGCGATGGAGGAAGAAATGAAGATGTTGACAGAAGCACTGGCAAAACGCAACAGTGAATTGCAAGCTTCGAGGGCGTTATTTGCTCAGACCGCTGGCAAGCTTCAAAGTTTAGAAGCACAACTGCAAGTTGATGGCGAACAGAGAAGGTCTATGAGATCAGGTGCTCTGGTTCCAATAGAGAGTTTCTGTAGTCAAAGCATTGGTAATGCACCAAGTTTTACCTCCGTTTCAGAAGATGGAAATGACGATAGCATAAGTTGTGCTGGTTCGTGGGCTACCGGAGTTATGTCTGATCTCTCTCATTTGAAGAAATCTGAACACACAAATCCGTTGGATCTTATGGATGACTTTCTGGAGATGGAGAAATTAGCATATCTTTCCAATGGAACAGTTCCAATTATGGGTATATCAGGTAACGTAGGTAATGGGAGATGTGAAATTGTCCAGCAGGAAGAATCACTTGAATTCACCATGAGAACTGAACCCCCAGTGTCTGAGGAGGGTTGTGGTTTGGAAGCTGGAGTGTCTTCTGATGATGATGTAACTGTTGCAATTCCACAGCTGCAGGCAGATGCACTTATCTTCAAGAAGCTCATATCAAAAATATCTTTGATTCTGTCTGGAGATGTTAACCTGTGTACGGAGACCGCACAAATCTTTAACCAAGAACTGGAAATTGCCGTTACTCGGATTCATGACTTTTTCACGATTCTGGGTAGAGAGGCCAAGGCAGTTCTGGGAACAATTTCTACTGATGGAGATGAATTGAATAAAAACCTTGACTCGTTCTCTGCCAAATATACCGAATCTATAAAAAATGTGATTAATCTGAATGAGTTTGTTATTGACATCTCTCATGTATTAAGCAAAGCAAGTGAGCTGCAATTCAACGTTACGGGATTTAAAAGTTCTGAAATGGAAACTGGCTCATTTGATTGTATAGACAAGATTGCACTCCCTGAGAGCAAAACTTCTGTTGATTTATCAGGAGACAGGTATCCAAACGGCTGTGCTCACTTTTCTGATTCCGCATCTGATCCTGATGTCCCTCATGACGGGAATCTTGTTCCTACCTCTGAATCAACAAATCCGTCGTCGAAATGCTCGTTGGAGGAGTTTGAACAGTTGAAATTGGACAAGGAGAATCTTGCAGTTGATCTGGCTAGATTTATAGAAAACTTCGAAGTCAACAAGTCTCAATTGCTGGAAACGCAGCAGCATCTTTCTGAGGTTCATTCACAACTAACAATAGCTCAAAAGGCCAACAGCTTGCTTGAGACACAGCTCAAATGCATGGCAGAGTCGTACAAATCACTTGAAACACGGGCAGAGGGATTAGAGATTAAGGTAAACCAACTTCAGGGGGCAATAGAAAGTTTAGAAAATGAGCTACAAGAGGAGAGGAAAAATCATCACGATGCACTTGCCAGATGCACTGATCTCCAAGAGCAGCTGCAAAGGTCGCAAAG TGATCGCGGTGCAGCAGCCGATAGTGATGACAATATTAGCCAG GTTTGTGCTCTGGTAAGCCCGTTGGTCACCATTTAA